CACGCCGTAAGTCCCGCCGGCGAGCTCCCACACGTCCGGCCCCTCGCTCTCGGCCTTCACCCACGTTTCCAGGCTGTGAGCGTGACCCAAGCGGTGCAGTTCCGCGTAGCCCGCGAGCATGTCGCTCGTCACCCAGGTGCCCTCGGGTCGGCACTCGCCGCACGCCCGCATCACCGTCTCGAAGCACTGGTTCACCGTGACGCGGAACTTCCCCGAACGAATGGTCCGCGCGAGCCGGCGCGAGACGTGGAGCCCGCCGTACCCGGGCGTGGCGTCCGGGTGCGTGCGGGAATCGACGTGAAGATCGATGACGCCGCGCGGGTCCGGCGACCACCACAGGATCGGGTCGCCCTCGTTGAACCACGGGAACACGCCGTCGGCGTAGGCGCGCAGCAGTGTGGGCGGGCGCAGGTCGCCGCCCACGCCCACGAAGCCGTCCGGTTCC
The Gemmata palustris DNA segment above includes these coding regions:
- the aat gene encoding leucyl/phenylalanyl-tRNA--protein transferase; the encoded protein is MSGIWGNRDVPWIPPELAEPDGFVGVGGDLRPPTLLRAYADGVFPWFNEGDPILWWSPDPRGVIDLHVDSRTHPDATPGYGGLHVSRRLARTIRSGKFRVTVNQCFETVMRACGECRPEGTWVTSDMLAGYAELHRLGHAHSLETWVKAESEGPDVWELAGGTYGVSIGGLFAAESMFYRVTDGSKVALAALVSRLRERGFTLLDVQMKTDHTSTMGASEISRSEYLKRLRQAIGMSGVRFV